A genomic window from Maridesulfovibrio sp. includes:
- a CDS encoding MoaD/ThiS family protein — protein sequence MKITLLCYATFADKAPEDADKFPLIEGETVSDVLSRVGIPVDEVKIVFINGVSSKFDTVLSDGDRVGVFPAVGGG from the coding sequence TATGTTACGCAACATTTGCTGATAAGGCTCCTGAAGATGCTGACAAATTTCCTTTGATCGAAGGCGAAACAGTAAGCGATGTTCTTAGTAGGGTTGGGATTCCCGTAGATGAAGTTAAGATTGTTTTCATCAATGGAGTATCTTCGAAGTTTGATACAGTTCTTTCGGATGGTGATAGGGTTGGAGTTTTTCCCGCTGTCGGTGGCGGTTGA
- the panD gene encoding aspartate 1-decarboxylase encodes MGSRCLLKSKIHRATITDANIDYEGSISIDVDLLEKAGILPFERVDVLNVDNGERLTTYAIEGGPGEFCLNGAAAHKGEVGQKIIICSYSWLNEDELALHKPQVVLLGEGNKVKTAK; translated from the coding sequence ATGGGCAGTCGTTGCCTTTTGAAGTCGAAGATTCATAGGGCTACCATAACCGATGCGAATATCGATTATGAAGGATCAATATCTATTGATGTTGATTTGTTGGAAAAAGCTGGGATCCTTCCCTTTGAGCGTGTTGATGTCTTAAATGTTGATAACGGAGAAAGGCTTACAACATATGCTATTGAAGGTGGGCCCGGTGAGTTTTGTCTTAATGGTGCAGCCGCACATAAGGGCGAAGTCGGACAGAAAATTATTATTTGTTCCTACTCCTGGCTGAATGAAGATGAGCTCGCGCTTCATAAGCCTCAGGTTGTTTTACTCGGAGAAGGGAACAAAGTTAAGACAGCTAAATAG
- the map gene encoding type I methionyl aminopeptidase, which translates to MIIKNKKQIDLMREAGILLHKAHMVAKEMCEAGITTEAINAEVEKFITAHNAIPLFKGVPGKVPFPAGCCMSINEAIVHGIPSARKLENGDILSIDIGVRLNGWCSDCAVTHAIGEIDDEKRKLMDVTEECLRIAIKMIKPGIKWSKISKEMSKYARNAGFSVVESLVGHGIGEGLWEDPQVPNYHSRLVKDFKLKQGLVIAVEPMINAGVKNTETLKDHWTIITKDGKPSAHFEHTIAVTAGGAQVLTCGENGEGWAM; encoded by the coding sequence ATGATTATAAAGAATAAAAAGCAAATAGACCTCATGCGTGAGGCAGGAATTCTGCTTCATAAAGCCCATATGGTCGCTAAAGAAATGTGCGAGGCAGGTATAACCACCGAGGCAATCAACGCGGAGGTTGAAAAATTCATCACTGCACATAACGCAATCCCTCTTTTCAAAGGGGTTCCAGGCAAAGTTCCCTTCCCCGCCGGGTGCTGCATGTCCATCAATGAAGCGATCGTTCATGGAATTCCCTCAGCCCGCAAACTGGAAAACGGAGATATCCTGAGCATTGATATCGGCGTTAGGTTAAACGGCTGGTGCTCCGACTGCGCTGTAACCCATGCTATCGGCGAAATCGATGATGAAAAGCGAAAACTTATGGATGTTACCGAAGAATGCCTGCGCATTGCGATTAAAATGATCAAGCCGGGCATTAAGTGGAGCAAAATTTCCAAAGAAATGTCTAAATATGCCCGCAATGCAGGATTCTCGGTTGTTGAATCTCTGGTTGGTCACGGTATTGGTGAAGGACTCTGGGAAGATCCGCAGGTCCCCAACTACCACAGCAGACTGGTCAAGGATTTCAAACTCAAACAGGGACTGGTCATCGCCGTAGAACCCATGATCAACGCAGGGGTAAAAAATACTGAAACCCTCAAGGATCACTGGACTATCATCACCAAAGACGGAAAACCTTCCGCACACTTTGAGCACACTATCGCTGTTACTGCCGGCGGAGCACAGGTACTGACCTGCGGAGAAAACGGTGAAGGCTGGGCGATGTAG
- a CDS encoding F0F1 ATP synthase subunit epsilon, which yields MRLKILLPAGLFLDRPVDKILAESILGGFCLLPNHIDAASALAPGILTYESEGEQHHLALNGGVLVKKGDAVRISSRAAVAGELGELEAEVLRMQDEAAEAEKSARSAVAKLEAGFVRSLIEVETT from the coding sequence ATGAGGTTGAAAATTCTGCTTCCCGCGGGGCTGTTTCTGGATCGTCCGGTTGATAAGATTCTGGCTGAGAGCATACTGGGCGGATTCTGTTTGTTGCCTAACCATATTGATGCAGCTTCTGCTCTTGCACCGGGTATCCTGACCTATGAATCAGAAGGCGAACAGCACCATCTGGCATTGAATGGCGGTGTGTTGGTCAAGAAAGGTGATGCAGTTCGTATTTCTTCGCGTGCGGCCGTTGCCGGGGAATTGGGTGAATTGGAAGCCGAGGTTCTGCGCATGCAGGATGAGGCAGCCGAAGCCGAAAAATCTGCCCGTAGCGCAGTCGCAAAGTTGGAGGCAGGATTTGTGCGCTCGCTTATTGAAGTGGAGACAACATGA
- a CDS encoding F0F1 ATP synthase subunit A produces the protein MEISPDHILYFSSGFVKLNATIVYTWLVMSLLVWFSWFVTRKVTASAQISNQQNLLEVLVGGLLDQIKDATNQQPEKFLPLLGTLFIFILVSNLLSAVPGFTPPTGSLSTTTAFSLIVFFAVPYYGITENGLSNYLKSYVQPSPFMLPFNIISEISRTFALAVRLFGNILSGTMMGAILLVIMPIFVPVIMQMLGLLIGVVQAYIFTVLAAVFIAAGLEVHG, from the coding sequence ATGGAAATAAGTCCGGACCATATTCTTTATTTCAGCTCAGGGTTCGTAAAGCTGAATGCTACTATAGTTTATACTTGGCTGGTTATGTCTCTGCTTGTGTGGTTTTCATGGTTTGTAACCCGCAAGGTTACAGCGTCAGCGCAAATATCAAACCAGCAGAATTTATTGGAAGTGTTGGTCGGCGGACTGCTTGACCAGATCAAAGACGCTACCAATCAGCAACCGGAGAAGTTTTTACCGCTGCTTGGGACATTGTTCATTTTCATACTGGTTTCGAACCTGCTGTCTGCCGTACCGGGTTTCACCCCTCCCACAGGATCGCTCTCCACGACCACGGCTTTCAGTTTGATCGTATTCTTCGCTGTTCCATATTATGGAATCACGGAAAATGGACTTTCCAATTATCTCAAAAGCTACGTGCAGCCTTCTCCGTTTATGCTGCCATTCAATATAATCAGCGAGATAAGCAGGACTTTTGCGCTTGCCGTCCGTTTGTTTGGTAATATTCTCAGCGGAACCATGATGGGTGCTATTCTGCTTGTCATCATGCCGATATTCGTACCAGTAATTATGCAGATGCTTGGTCTGCTTATTGGAGTCGTGCAGGCTTATATTTTTACGGTGCTTGCTGCGGTGTTTATTGCGGCAGGTCTTGAAGTGCATGGTTAA
- a CDS encoding ATPase: MLLDWFTVLAQILNFFVLLILLRLFLYKPITKAMQERKERIARETRELRQVREEADRLNAELRTKREELANREVELMAEVRAEADKWRQQYMELARGDIEAMRREWLAALEREKEAVALNLRKKLIHEVSATAARIVHDLSGSNLEQLILNGFMRRIEAEARDVDCGGSDIVVRTGFEHADLEKQNFKQLLDELFPEQNELIFSTDSTLGVGIELIAGDRKWEWNLNSYISELESRILSEINGQNSRAES, from the coding sequence ATGCTGCTGGATTGGTTTACGGTCCTTGCTCAGATTCTGAATTTTTTTGTGCTCCTCATTCTGCTCAGGCTTTTTTTATATAAGCCTATCACTAAGGCGATGCAGGAACGTAAAGAACGGATTGCGCGCGAAACGCGTGAACTCCGACAGGTTCGTGAAGAAGCGGACAGGTTAAATGCCGAATTACGAACTAAACGTGAAGAACTGGCTAATCGTGAGGTAGAACTTATGGCTGAAGTTCGTGCTGAGGCAGATAAGTGGCGGCAACAGTACATGGAATTGGCGCGTGGAGATATTGAAGCTATGCGGAGGGAGTGGCTGGCTGCTCTGGAGCGGGAAAAGGAAGCTGTCGCGCTCAATTTACGTAAAAAGCTGATCCATGAAGTCTCCGCTACCGCCGCACGCATAGTGCATGACTTGTCCGGCAGCAATCTTGAGCAGCTGATTCTGAATGGATTTATGCGAAGGATTGAAGCAGAAGCGCGGGACGTTGATTGCGGTGGTTCGGATATTGTAGTTCGCACTGGTTTTGAGCATGCTGATTTAGAGAAACAAAATTTTAAACAGCTGCTCGACGAATTATTCCCGGAGCAGAACGAGTTGATATTTTCGACCGACTCTACACTCGGAGTCGGTATCGAACTTATTGCCGGAGACCGTAAATGGGAATGGAACCTGAATTCATATATATCTGAACTTGAGAGTAGAATTTTATCAGAAATCAATGGCCAGAATTCTCGCGCAGAATCGTAA
- the atpD gene encoding F0F1 ATP synthase subunit beta, which yields MEHKFSGEVLSVRGSVVDVRFTEELPPLLSVMYSAGEKSVTLEVSDHLDVDSVRAIAMTPTGGLARGDAVYSDGNTVMTPVGEELLGRVLNVFGDPVDGKDLPADIEFRSIHNQPIDLAERVVSEEIFTTGIKVIDLLMPLEKGGKAGLFGGAGVGKTVLITELINNMVGAHSGISIFCGIGERCREGEELYREMGDTGVLDNTVMVFGQMNEPPGARFRTGHTALTIAEYFRDDKSKDVLLLIDNIFRFIQAGMELSGLLGRLPSRMGYQPTLGSDLAELEERISSSHSGAITSIQAVYVPADDLTDPAATHTFSHLSSSIVLSRKRAGEGFYPAVDPLESRSMMLSPAIVGQRHYDVAQEVRRTLAQYEDLKDIIAMLGLEELSREDRRIVSRARRLERFMTQPFNTTEHFTGMEGRIVSLEDTVLGCERILNDEFPDASERDFYMIGSIEGVG from the coding sequence ATGGAACACAAATTTTCAGGTGAAGTCCTGTCTGTCCGGGGAAGCGTTGTCGATGTCCGCTTTACTGAAGAACTCCCTCCTTTGCTTTCGGTAATGTACTCCGCTGGAGAGAAGTCCGTTACCCTTGAAGTCTCCGATCATCTTGATGTGGATTCAGTGAGAGCCATTGCGATGACTCCAACCGGGGGCCTCGCTCGGGGAGACGCCGTTTATTCAGACGGTAACACTGTGATGACCCCTGTCGGCGAAGAATTACTGGGAAGGGTTCTCAATGTGTTCGGTGATCCCGTAGACGGCAAAGACCTGCCTGCGGATATAGAGTTCCGTTCTATTCATAATCAACCGATTGATCTTGCAGAACGAGTTGTATCTGAAGAGATTTTCACCACCGGGATAAAAGTAATTGATCTGTTGATGCCTTTGGAGAAGGGCGGTAAGGCCGGACTTTTCGGTGGGGCCGGAGTAGGCAAGACCGTTCTCATTACCGAACTTATCAATAATATGGTCGGTGCGCATAGCGGTATAAGTATCTTTTGCGGAATCGGGGAACGCTGCCGCGAAGGGGAAGAACTTTATCGCGAGATGGGTGATACCGGTGTGCTTGATAATACTGTTATGGTTTTCGGGCAGATGAATGAACCGCCGGGAGCGCGTTTCCGTACCGGTCATACCGCCCTGACCATTGCCGAATATTTCCGTGATGATAAGTCAAAAGATGTGCTCTTGCTGATCGACAATATTTTTCGTTTTATTCAGGCCGGGATGGAGCTTTCAGGATTGCTGGGGCGCCTACCCTCACGTATGGGCTATCAGCCGACTTTAGGCTCCGATCTTGCCGAGCTTGAGGAGCGTATTTCTTCAAGCCATTCAGGGGCCATCACATCCATTCAGGCTGTTTACGTTCCTGCTGATGATCTTACTGATCCGGCCGCGACTCACACGTTTTCACATCTTTCATCTTCCATAGTTCTTTCCCGCAAGCGTGCCGGTGAAGGTTTTTATCCGGCAGTTGATCCCTTGGAGTCCCGGTCCATGATGCTGTCTCCGGCCATTGTCGGGCAGCGTCATTATGACGTGGCTCAAGAGGTGCGCCGGACTCTGGCCCAGTATGAAGATCTAAAAGACATTATTGCCATGCTTGGGCTTGAAGAGCTTTCCCGCGAGGACCGCAGGATAGTTTCCCGTGCGCGCCGCTTGGAAAGATTCATGACCCAGCCTTTCAATACAACGGAACATTTCACCGGAATGGAGGGGCGGATTGTCTCCCTTGAAGACACAGTCCTCGGTTGTGAGCGGATTTTGAATGATGAATTTCCTGATGCGTCTGAGCGCGATTTCTACATGATCGGTTCAATCGAGGGGGTCGGCTGA
- a CDS encoding AtpZ/AtpI family protein, which translates to MSKRKPPEQNTEKFRRCIGSKEQRKMRAVQKGTVGTLSAFGSMGAVGWLVALPVVLGSLLGAWIDYRWPSMINWTLAMLGAGLAVGCLLAGIWMNREKNKILKERDEWESRNLKQKDVEDDN; encoded by the coding sequence ATGAGTAAGCGTAAGCCACCGGAGCAAAATACGGAAAAATTCCGGCGATGCATCGGTTCCAAAGAGCAGCGCAAAATGCGTGCTGTACAAAAGGGGACAGTGGGAACGTTGTCTGCTTTCGGCTCCATGGGCGCTGTCGGTTGGCTGGTTGCCTTGCCTGTGGTCCTTGGCAGCCTGCTTGGAGCATGGATTGATTACCGCTGGCCGTCTATGATTAATTGGACTCTTGCAATGCTTGGTGCCGGCTTGGCCGTCGGCTGTCTTTTGGCCGGAATATGGATGAACCGCGAGAAGAATAAAATTTTAAAAGAACGTGATGAGTGGGAGAGTCGGAATCTGAAGCAGAAGGATGTTGAAGATGATAATTAG
- a CDS encoding ATP synthase subunit I: MIISRSMIIFAAFGIGLFLSALHFGGLWLTVRMLPRCKRPRLFFWSSYLGRYGITLWGFSQVMGYGPLPFVSAFLGFYLLRTFALANHCGMGLLEFARVKRSQWK, encoded by the coding sequence ATGATAATTAGCCGTTCCATGATAATTTTTGCCGCCTTCGGAATAGGGTTGTTCCTATCTGCTCTACACTTCGGTGGATTGTGGCTGACTGTGCGCATGCTCCCACGGTGCAAGAGGCCTCGGCTTTTTTTCTGGTCCAGTTATCTTGGCCGTTACGGTATCACTTTGTGGGGATTTTCGCAGGTTATGGGATATGGTCCGCTGCCGTTTGTTTCCGCATTTTTGGGGTTCTACCTGCTGCGAACCTTTGCACTTGCAAATCATTGCGGCATGGGCTTGCTTGAGTTTGCCAGAGTAAAGAGGTCACAATGGAAATAA
- a CDS encoding PpnN family nucleotide 5'-monophosphate nucleosidase translates to MQTELKIPILPRKIVSQQFSEADIERLVLGLADPDNRMVEIIGALINVHKNDVCDTREIRVKFKDMQLEVVPSNGDVNLHCSRVPRDCLYDGRNVIWQSVEHISAVIRDIIFSPKFDCGLDCCRSTKIKKFVEHSGLMYRGERGLVMFTWGGHQVPIEEYNFAKELGYWTALFMPDMENITGCGVGVMKAPFKGAQVAYGKQNTFERFGCRDFIGFSEKKILAAEAPNELVTQLLTFPTIEERMEAFIRASHRGKVHPGGAGTVEEILTMLALLSMPENREIPYEFDLVEQGGGVYFKELVEYLNICFGDALNGLYNVHVGTARTYANYVAYQSQYLNTRYLWNDDLVFDPRIQEPFAVTFESMEDLDLSRDQEPFSLLINLRRFFSAVVHLTVKDPDMLDSWGDDRPLIKGDKKILDATDQLVRKLALQGRIHPSKNNTSAYRIA, encoded by the coding sequence ATGCAAACAGAATTAAAGATTCCTATTCTTCCCCGCAAGATTGTTTCACAGCAGTTCAGTGAAGCTGATATTGAACGTCTGGTGCTAGGGCTGGCTGATCCCGATAATCGCATGGTTGAGATCATCGGTGCATTAATCAATGTACATAAGAATGATGTCTGCGATACTCGCGAAATTCGTGTTAAATTTAAAGATATGCAGCTTGAAGTTGTTCCGTCGAACGGTGATGTCAATCTTCATTGTTCGCGTGTTCCTCGGGATTGTCTTTATGATGGACGAAACGTTATCTGGCAATCTGTTGAACATATTTCGGCCGTTATCCGCGATATAATTTTTTCTCCTAAATTTGATTGCGGGCTTGATTGCTGCCGCTCAACAAAAATCAAGAAATTTGTTGAGCACTCCGGTCTGATGTACCGAGGTGAACGCGGTCTGGTTATGTTTACTTGGGGTGGGCATCAGGTTCCCATTGAAGAATATAATTTTGCAAAAGAACTTGGTTACTGGACAGCGCTTTTCATGCCGGATATGGAGAATATCACAGGGTGCGGTGTTGGAGTGATGAAGGCTCCTTTCAAGGGGGCACAGGTTGCTTATGGAAAGCAAAATACTTTTGAACGTTTCGGCTGTCGCGACTTTATCGGTTTTTCCGAGAAGAAGATTCTTGCTGCTGAGGCTCCTAACGAGCTTGTAACGCAGTTGCTTACTTTTCCGACAATTGAAGAGCGTATGGAAGCTTTTATTCGTGCTTCCCACCGCGGAAAGGTTCATCCGGGTGGCGCGGGTACTGTTGAGGAAATTCTGACTATGCTGGCTTTACTTTCCATGCCGGAGAACAGGGAAATTCCATATGAATTTGATCTTGTTGAGCAGGGCGGCGGTGTATACTTTAAAGAGCTGGTCGAATATCTGAATATTTGTTTTGGTGATGCTTTGAATGGTTTGTACAATGTGCATGTCGGTACTGCGCGGACTTATGCAAACTATGTGGCTTACCAGTCGCAATATTTGAATACCCGCTATCTCTGGAATGATGACCTTGTTTTTGATCCGCGTATTCAGGAGCCCTTTGCGGTCACATTCGAATCCATGGAAGACCTTGACCTTTCCCGTGATCAGGAACCTTTCTCATTACTCATCAATCTGCGCAGATTTTTTTCCGCAGTAGTACACCTGACTGTAAAAGATCCTGATATGCTAGATTCATGGGGTGATGACAGACCGCTTATCAAGGGAGACAAAAAAATTCTGGATGCTACTGACCAGTTGGTGCGTAAACTTGCCCTGCAGGGAAGGATTCACCCTAGCAAGAACAATACTTCTGCCTACAGAATTGCCTAA
- a CDS encoding F0F1 ATP synthase subunit C, which produces METLGWIAFASIIAAGLCMGIGAIGPAIGEGMALSRALSSIAQQPDETNTIVKFLFVGMAMVESTAIYCFVLAMILLFANPFWSYFIEKAGG; this is translated from the coding sequence ATGGAAACTCTTGGTTGGATTGCGTTTGCATCGATAATTGCGGCGGGACTTTGTATGGGGATCGGAGCGATCGGTCCTGCGATTGGTGAAGGAATGGCGCTGTCAAGAGCGCTCAGTTCCATTGCCCAGCAGCCGGACGAGACCAATACAATCGTAAAGTTCCTTTTCGTTGGTATGGCGATGGTTGAATCTACTGCTATTTATTGTTTTGTGCTGGCAATGATTCTGCTCTTTGCCAACCCGTTCTGGTCCTACTTTATTGAAAAGGCCGGAGGCTGA
- a CDS encoding F0F1 ATP synthase subunit alpha, which translates to MSFLENNIEQALIAHEKGRENMEYSSQSREVGRVTSVARGVAHAEGLTSVRSEELITLGNGVPGVVLDLLPDSIGVALLGANIGLNAGDEVVPSGTVLSVPVGESLIGRIVDPLGNPLDGGPEPETFETRVVESEAPPILMRSPVDTPMSSGIKVIDTLIPIGRGQRELILGDRQTGKTAIALDIILNQKKGDVVCVYCAIGQRSTSVARVIDTLRSHGAMDYSFVVVVEGNAPSGLQYIAPYAATSMAEYFMDQGKDVLIVYDDLTRHAQAYRQLSLLMRRPPGREAFPGDIFYIHSRLLERSTRLKSEHGGGTLTALPIVETEAQNISAYIPTNLISITDGQIYLSPVLFQKGMLPAIDVGKSVSRVGGRAQPKAYRKVSGDLRLTYSQFQELEAFARFGTRLDKATRKRIEHGLRVRELLKQNRFSPLAAAQQVIILWTASLGLLDEIPLDKIGDVQEYLLARIEESFESMDRLIQAEPKDSIWDELEKAVSHHVKMWRSANAAA; encoded by the coding sequence ATGTCTTTTCTTGAAAACAATATAGAGCAGGCCCTGATTGCTCATGAAAAGGGTCGGGAAAATATGGAATACTCTTCGCAGTCTCGTGAGGTGGGGCGGGTTACTTCCGTAGCTCGAGGCGTGGCGCATGCTGAAGGGCTGACTTCCGTGCGCTCGGAAGAGCTGATCACTTTGGGTAACGGTGTTCCGGGCGTGGTTCTTGACCTTTTGCCGGATTCCATCGGCGTGGCTTTGTTGGGCGCGAACATTGGACTGAATGCCGGGGATGAAGTCGTTCCGTCCGGAACAGTACTTAGTGTCCCCGTAGGTGAATCATTGATCGGGCGTATTGTTGATCCGCTGGGGAATCCTCTTGACGGTGGGCCTGAACCGGAAACTTTTGAGACTCGCGTGGTGGAATCGGAAGCTCCACCCATATTGATGCGTTCTCCTGTGGATACTCCCATGTCCAGCGGCATTAAGGTTATTGATACTCTTATTCCTATTGGGCGCGGACAGCGTGAGTTGATACTTGGCGACCGTCAGACCGGGAAAACCGCTATTGCGCTGGACATCATCCTTAACCAGAAGAAAGGGGATGTTGTTTGTGTTTATTGCGCCATTGGTCAGCGCAGTACTTCAGTAGCACGGGTTATTGATACTTTGCGCAGTCACGGAGCCATGGATTACAGCTTCGTGGTTGTTGTTGAGGGTAACGCGCCTTCAGGTCTGCAATATATCGCACCCTATGCAGCCACAAGCATGGCTGAGTATTTCATGGATCAGGGAAAGGATGTGCTTATTGTTTATGATGATCTGACCCGTCACGCTCAAGCATATCGCCAACTTAGTCTGCTTATGCGCAGACCTCCTGGCCGCGAGGCCTTTCCCGGAGATATTTTTTATATTCATTCAAGACTGCTGGAACGTTCTACACGTCTTAAGTCTGAACATGGCGGTGGTACGCTGACCGCGCTTCCTATTGTTGAAACCGAGGCTCAAAATATTTCCGCCTATATCCCTACTAATCTTATTTCCATCACCGATGGCCAGATTTATCTTTCGCCGGTTCTGTTTCAGAAGGGAATGCTTCCGGCTATTGACGTTGGTAAGTCTGTTTCCCGTGTGGGAGGGCGTGCGCAGCCCAAGGCTTATCGCAAGGTCTCCGGTGATCTGCGTTTGACTTATTCTCAATTTCAGGAACTTGAAGCATTCGCGCGGTTCGGGACAAGACTGGACAAAGCGACGCGGAAGCGTATCGAGCATGGTTTGCGGGTTCGTGAACTGCTCAAGCAGAATCGTTTTTCTCCACTTGCGGCAGCGCAGCAGGTTATTATTTTATGGACTGCTTCCCTCGGCCTTCTTGATGAAATTCCACTGGATAAGATTGGTGATGTGCAGGAATATCTGCTTGCCCGCATTGAAGAAAGTTTTGAGTCGATGGACAGGCTGATACAGGCTGAACCGAAGGATAGCATATGGGATGAACTTGAAAAGGCTGTAAGCCATCATGTGAAGATGTGGAGGTCGGCTAATGCAGCAGCTTGA
- the recQ gene encoding DNA helicase RecQ yields MTVPRTPLEVLKQTYGYESFRGLQEDVINRIMNDGNAVVFMPTGGGKSACYQIPAILRPGVGIVISPLIALMRDQVAALQQMGVRAACLNSAVQPSEANHIIHELHSGNMDLLYVAPERLAQPGFMEMLSGIKISLIAIDEAHCVAQWGHDFRPDYLRLSVFAESFPRVPRMALTATADGPTRKEILYRLSFSNEDIFSTGFDRPNIRYTVVPKEKEKQQLLSFIKNEHFAECGIVYRMSRKKVESTSEWLCKQGIKALPYHAGLDAQTRENNQARFMSEDGVVMVATIAFGMGIDKPDVRYVAHLDLPKTIEAYYQETGRAGRDGLPAEAWMSVGIQDIGFLKRMIMSGNAPDNRKALELRKLNALLAYCESPGCLRQSLLSYFGEELENPCGNCFTCINPPSTFDGTIPAQKALSNIYRTGQMFGANYLIDILLGNESKRIHAQGHASLSTYGIGTEFNSDEWLSIHRQLVSQGLVDVDMEGYGSLKLNAKSWQVLRKERNVSLRKDPVLGKTKTRSKRKKLVIGDANSPSLTTPEAQELLESLRSLRSTLAQEQHVPAYTIFADKTLLELGCYRPQTTGELYAISGLGDQKVFRYGAAIIEVLLTHQEKHGRPDDLFPIPEDKIKEAPISEPKEEGPTVSASALETLKLFEELMDIDKVAETRGIKSATIYSHLTSCIEAGKVEVSDILDLNSSELECLKDTLAFYKEEGFMQLTPIYNGLFGNYSYEVLRMIRAEK; encoded by the coding sequence ATGACAGTCCCACGCACTCCCTTAGAAGTTCTGAAACAAACTTACGGTTACGAATCTTTCCGCGGTTTGCAGGAAGATGTCATCAACCGCATTATGAACGACGGCAATGCCGTTGTTTTCATGCCCACCGGTGGCGGCAAGTCGGCATGTTATCAAATTCCGGCTATTCTTAGGCCGGGTGTTGGCATTGTTATATCCCCACTGATTGCGCTTATGCGTGATCAGGTAGCGGCACTACAACAAATGGGAGTGCGTGCGGCCTGTTTGAATTCTGCGGTGCAGCCTTCCGAGGCAAACCACATCATCCATGAACTGCACAGCGGCAACATGGACCTGCTTTACGTAGCCCCGGAACGTCTTGCCCAGCCCGGATTCATGGAGATGCTCTCCGGCATCAAGATCAGTCTCATTGCCATTGACGAAGCCCATTGTGTGGCACAGTGGGGCCATGACTTTCGTCCTGACTATCTGCGCCTTTCAGTGTTTGCGGAAAGTTTTCCCCGTGTCCCGCGCATGGCCCTGACCGCCACGGCTGACGGGCCTACACGGAAAGAAATCCTCTACCGTCTCTCTTTCAGCAATGAGGATATTTTCTCTACCGGATTCGACCGCCCGAATATCCGCTACACCGTAGTTCCCAAAGAGAAAGAAAAACAGCAGCTGCTGAGTTTCATCAAAAACGAACACTTCGCCGAATGCGGAATTGTCTACCGTATGAGCCGTAAAAAAGTTGAATCGACTTCAGAATGGCTTTGTAAACAGGGTATAAAAGCACTTCCGTACCATGCAGGGTTAGACGCTCAAACCCGCGAAAACAATCAGGCCCGGTTCATGTCCGAAGACGGGGTCGTGATGGTGGCGACCATTGCTTTCGGCATGGGAATCGATAAACCGGATGTGCGTTACGTGGCCCATTTGGACCTGCCAAAGACCATCGAGGCTTACTATCAGGAAACGGGACGCGCAGGACGGGACGGTTTACCTGCTGAAGCATGGATGTCGGTAGGAATACAGGATATCGGCTTCCTGAAACGCATGATCATGTCCGGCAATGCACCGGATAACCGGAAAGCACTTGAACTGCGCAAACTAAACGCCCTGCTCGCTTATTGTGAGTCTCCGGGATGTTTACGGCAGTCTTTGCTCTCATATTTCGGGGAAGAACTTGAAAACCCCTGTGGCAACTGCTTTACCTGTATCAACCCACCGTCTACTTTTGACGGCACTATCCCGGCCCAAAAAGCCCTTTCTAATATTTACCGCACCGGGCAGATGTTTGGCGCCAACTATCTGATTGATATTCTGCTGGGAAATGAAAGCAAGCGAATTCATGCTCAGGGTCATGCAAGTCTAAGCACTTACGGCATCGGCACAGAGTTCAACTCTGATGAATGGCTTTCCATCCACCGACAACTAGTGTCCCAGGGGCTTGTTGATGTTGACATGGAAGGATACGGCTCTCTAAAACTGAACGCCAAGAGCTGGCAGGTGCTCCGTAAGGAGCGAAATGTCTCTCTGCGCAAAGATCCGGTACTGGGCAAAACGAAAACGCGCAGTAAACGTAAAAAGCTGGTTATTGGTGATGCAAACAGTCCTTCCCTGACCACACCGGAAGCACAGGAGTTACTGGAATCCCTGCGGTCACTGCGAAGTACTCTCGCGCAGGAACAGCATGTTCCGGCCTACACTATTTTTGCTGATAAAACCCTGCTTGAGCTAGGCTGCTACCGCCCGCAGACAACAGGGGAGCTTTACGCTATCAGCGGTCTAGGCGACCAGAAGGTTTTTCGTTACGGAGCCGCAATTATTGAAGTCCTGCTAACCCATCAGGAGAAGCATGGCAGACCCGACGACCTTTTTCCCATACCGGAAGATAAAATCAAGGAAGCCCCTATCTCTGAACCGAAAGAAGAGGGCCCGACTGTTTCCGCATCTGCATTGGAAACCCTTAAACTTTTTGAAGAGTTAATGGACATTGATAAGGTTGCCGAAACACGTGGAATCAAATCGGCTACAATCTACAGCCACCTGACTTCATGTATCGAAGCCGGCAAAGTAGAGGTTTCAGATATTCTTGATTTAAATAGCTCAGAGTTGGAATGCCTGAAAGATACACTGGCATTCTACAAAGAAGAAGGATTCATGCAGCTCACACCTATTTATAATGGTCTTTTCGGTAACTATTCATATGAAGTGCTGCGCATGATCCGCGCTGAAAAATAG